The Argopecten irradians isolate NY chromosome 4, Ai_NY, whole genome shotgun sequence genome has a window encoding:
- the LOC138321288 gene encoding dynamin-like protein 2 has translation MAQVAVRQTDFQTKLRKFLAIDDWESKLLLQAYNDIKRSTEKSSFVNEHMQKIYPAFHEHLEHGINALKQVDRSILVIGETSAGKSSFLNLLIGRTVLPEMTAPCTHCMCKITKGVKLTAQVSSFDGCKLGDKTIISGDDIDDEEFQNQLEMLVNGDNCDQDPNRCIDISVPSYILQDHVYLVDTPGFGENERLTKSLLKYLPEAFGIIFILNATVNLGIADDRGVLILDEIKRLRHEGRIPFFDPKTIVFIANKWDQVRVKERQSHLRKTIQKMKTVWPNFREDRLLPLSVTDVSAMKSGKHCSGDYTTALSDYQKVLDKIRETVESCAVGRSRKHKGFLNKVLRSMNKFLQATADKFPQQEKRKRIQDLKAKIALLEEKFEKGKRSIQGRVADVHCALINDICVYLNKDENRKEILPWKRSDIPRGKDYRDVKQKAYSVIHSFISDAISKRITVSKSLVDELSDEISQFDSDFKKIQEDIQELLKSAPTPDHCSVLRNLQTGQLINDEDDADDKFSKPAIAALVATSPLWVPVGLAGLLTVLPIGAAVEFAHEKYKYLQYKASPMDALDRWTGKILRKKYTKEQLEKIIFSRLDKDISRKLSEGERTITEFNLLVEHFEKTYPPDEVPPGHQEMKDTRDRLDETLTKLRSTI, from the exons ATGGCCCAGGTAGCCGtcagacagacagat TTTCAAACCAAACTGAGGAAATTCTTAGCGATAGATGATTGGGAATCTAAATTGCTTCTCCAAGCATACAACGACATCAAGAGAAGCACAGAAAAAAGCTCTTTTGTGAATGAACATATGCAGAAAATTTACCCCGCATTCCATGAACATTTGGAGCATGGCATTAATGCCCTGAAACAGGTTGACCGCTCAATTCTGGTTATAG GCGAAACAAGTGCTGGAAAAAGCAGCTTCCTGAATTTACTCATTGGACGGACAGTCCTTCCAGAAATGACGGCACCATGCACTCACTGTATGTGCAAAATCACGAAGGGCGTGAAATTGACAGCACAGGTCAGCTCGTTTGATGGCTGTAAATTGGGCGATAAAACCATTATCAGTGGAGATGACATTGATGACGaggaatttcaaaatcaattggAAATGTTGGTGAATGGAGATAATTGCGATCAGGACCCTAACAGATGTATAGATATCTCTGTGCCCAGTTACATATTGCAG GATCATGTGTATCTAGTAGACACGCCCGGATTCGGTGAAAACGAGCGGTTAACAAAGTCATTATTGAAGTATTTACCCGAAGCATTTGGAATAATCTTCATACTGAATGCAACAGTGAACCTTGGAATTGCTGATGACAGG GGAGTTTTGATACTGGACGAAATCAAACGATTACGTCATGAGGGACGAATCCCGTTTTTTGATCCTAAAACAATCGTATTCATCGCAAACAAATGGGACCAGGTCAGAGTAAAGGAAAGACAAAGTCATCTTCGAAAAACCATCCAGAAAATGAAGACAGTCTGGCCAAACTTTCGGGAGGACCGATTATTACCGCTTAGCGTAACAGAT GTATCTGCAATGAAAAGCGGAAAACACTGTTCAGGAGACTACACCACAGCGTTATCAGATTATCAAAAAGTACTTGATAAGATTCGTGAAACAGTTGAAAGCTGTGCGGTGGGCAGGTCACGAAAACACAAGGG GTTTCTGAACAAGGTTTTAAGAAGTATGAACAAGTTTCTTCAGGCAACCGCTGATAAGTTCCCCCAGCAGGAAAAACGCAAAAGAATCCAAGATCTTAAAGCTAAAATTGCTTTATTGGAGGAGAAATTCGAAAAG GGAAAACGATCAATCCAAGGTCGAGTTGCTGACGTGCACTGCGCGCTGATAAATGACATTTGTGTATATTTGAACAAAGATGAAAACAGGAAAGAAATACTCCCGTGGAAAAGAAGTGATATACCCAGAGGCAAAGACTATCGTGATGTGAAACAAAAAGCGTACTCTGTCATTCACAGCTTCATTTCTGATGCCATTTCTAAGCGGATAACAGTATCCAAGAGCTTAGTAGATGAGTTATCTGACGAAATATCCCAATTCGATTCGGATTTCAAGAAAATCCAAGAAGACATACAGGAGCTCCTGAAGAGTGCCCCGACACCAGACCATTGTAGTGTGCTGAGAAATTTACAGACTGGACAGTTGATCAACGACGAAGACGACGCAGATGATAAATTTAGCAAACCGGCTATCGCTGCTTTAGTAGCAACGTCTCCTCTTTGGGTCCCTGTAGGGCTCGCTGGATTACTTACTGTTCTTCCTATTGGGGCAGCCGTGGAATTTGCACACGAAAAATATAAGTATCTGCAATACAAGGCAAGTCCAATGGATGCTCTTGATAGATGGACCGGGAAAATCTTAAGAAAGAAATACACGAAGGAACAACTGGAAAAAATTATATTCAGTCGCCTTGATAAGGATATCAGCAGGAAACTTAGCGAAGGTGAACGAACAATCACAGAATTCAATCTGCTAGTAGAACACTTCGAGAAAACCTATCCACCAGATGAAGTGCCACCAGGTCATCAAGAGATGAAAGATACCCGTGATCGGTTGGATGAAACTCTTACCAAGTTAAGAAGTACTATATAG
- the LOC138322233 gene encoding uncharacterized protein, producing MRTAMQFVTQGCYCFKFDIHSAYHHIEIFEPHTNFLGFSWVFGNKVRYFKFMVLPFGLSSACYIYTKVTRPLVKKWRGEGKQILMYLDDGLGVHSDESACAHMASQVKHDLIASGFVPKPEKSTWIPVRKLVFLGNSIDTVEGILSITQPRLDKLSMYISDVLEDIRMCGRVPVRKVASVVGQIVSMSYVLGNVVYIMTKSLSVDISESISWNSAISLSDDSVKQLNFWGDNVSDLNVKNFTEDCACHTVVYSDASNTGYGGYVVDTPNGTAHGMWSDAEKEQSSTWRELTAVRNVFMSMEHLLRDKRVKWFTDNQNVVRIVSRGSMRPCLQEIAYTIFRTCLRTNVSLDVEWIPRDLNDQADVLSRLVDSDDWSVSDEIFQWLEGLWGPHEIDWFANHINSKLPVFYSRHWSIESNGVDAFTADWFGVNGWFVPPVCIVHRVLKYMRQCSAYGTMVVPLWRSASFWPFFAPLVMAISLRWWEWCICLLTNNRICPGGGINICLETWTSHSECWHGFLIRMFLQAFRDDISELPGELADTVSLVPDLLTECKATTTAKTYHRGFLRWKRWAKSNGLTDSDCFPANPIHVSVYIASLVQQVNSPSPVLTAFYSLQWAHHVVGISSPTESGLVKNTLEGAKRRLSVPKMKKDPITPEILGRMFDKYSSDNNLYNQRTVCACLVGYAGFFRVSELLELKRSDFQFFETHMLILVRKSKTDVYRDGARVVIARTGTRLCPVANIERFFATASFNSNEFIFQASSKTANGFICRSDSKAVSYTRMRELFIEAFSPFVPDIKRYGLHSLRSGGATSAANAGISDRLFKRHGRWRSENAKDGYVKDSLGHRLSVSKHLGL from the exons ATGAGAACTGCTATGCAATTTGTTACGCAGGGCTGTTATTGTTTCAAATTTGACATCCATTCGGCTTATCATCATATCGAAATATTTGAACCGCATACTAATTTTCTCGGTTTTTCCTGGGTTTTCGGAAACAAAGTAAGATATTTTAAATTCATGGTACTGCCTTTCGGGTTGAGTTCAGCTTGTTATATTTACACCAAAGTCACCAGACCACTAGTGAAGAAGTGGCGTGGCGAGGGTAAACAGATACTCATGTACCTAGATGACGGGTTAGGTGTGCATAGTGACGAGAGCGCGTGCGCACATATGGCGAGTCAGGTCAAGCATGACCTGATAGCTAGCGGTTTTGTACCCAAGCCCGAGAAATCGACTTGGATTCCTGTTAGGAAACTAGTGTTTTTGGGCAACTCCATTGATACTGTTGAAGGTATTTTAAGTATTACACAGCCCAGGCTTGACAAATTGTCTATGTATATAAGTGACGTTTTGGAAGATATACGTATGTGTGGGCGAGTACCTGTACGTAAGGTAGCATCTGTTGTAGGGCAGATTGTGTCAATGTCCTATGTCTTAGGCAACGTAGTGTACATTATGACAAAGAGTTTAAGTGTAGATATCTCTGAATCTATATCATGGAACAGTGCTATATCGCTGTCAGATGACAGTGTTAAGCAATTGAATTTTTGGGGAGATAATGTGTCGGATTTGAATGTTAAAAATTTTACAGAAGACTGTGCTTGTCACACGGTTGTATATAGTGACGCCAGTAACACAGGTTATGGCGGTTACGTTGTAGATACGCCGAACGGCACCGCTCACGGCATGTGGTCAGATGCTGAGAAGGAGCAAAGTTCTACTTGGCGGGAACTTACAGCAGTGAGAAATGTGTTCATGTCTATGGAGCATTTGCTGAGAGACAAGAGAGTGAAGTGGTTCACGGATAACCAAAATGTAGTACGAATTGTATCTAGAGGCAGTATGAGGCCATGTTTACAAGAAATTGCTTACACGATTTTTCGTACCTGTTTGAGAACTAATGTTTCCTTAGACGTCGAATGGATCCCTAGAGATCTGAATGACCAGGCTGATGTTTTGAGTCGACTAGTTGATTCTGACGATTGGTCAGTCTCTGATGAGATTTTCCAGTGGCTGGAGGGGTTATGGGGCCCTCATGAGATCGATTGGTTTGCTAATCATATTAATAGTAAACTCCCAGTTTTTTACTCTCGTCATTGGAGTATTGAGAGTAATGGCGTAGACGCATTTACAGCCGATTGGTTTGGTGTAAACGGCTGGTTTGTGCCACCCGTGTGTATTGTGCACAGGGTACTGAAATATATGCGTCAGTGTAGTGCGTACGGGACTATGGTGGTTCCGTTGTGGAGGTCCGCGAGTTTTTGGCCTTTTTTTGCCCCACTGGTGATGGCTATATCCCTGAGGTGGTGGGAATGGTGTATTTGCCTACTAACAAACAATCGTATATGCCCGGGAGGGggaataaatatttgtttggaAACGTGGACCTCCCATTCAGAATGCTGGCAT GGATTCCTTATACGAATGTTTTTGCAGGCTTTCAGAGACGATATATCAGAACTACCGGGTGAATTAGCTGATACCGTGAGCTTAGTTCCGGACTTATTGACTGAGTGTAAAGCCACTACTACCGCTAAGACGTATCATCGCGGATTTCTAAGATGGAAAAGGTGGGCCAAAAGCAACGGTTTGACAGACAGTGATTGCTTTCCCGCCAATCCTATTCACGTATCAGTGTATATAGCATCTCTGGTTCAACAAGTGAATTCTCCAAGTCCTGTGTTAACGGCTTTTTATAGTTTACAATGGGCTCATCATGTAGTGGGAATATCTTCTCCTACAGAGTCTGGCTTAGTTAAGAACACACTGGAAGGGGCAAAGAGACGTTTGTCGGTACCTAAGATGAAGAAAGATCCTATTACTCCGGAAATTCTTGGCAGAATGTTCGATAAATACAGTAGTGACAATAATCTTTACAACCAGCGCACCGTGTGCGCATGTTTGGTTGGATATGCAGGTTTTTTCAGAGTATCTGAACTGTTAGAATTAAAGAGATCTGATTTTCAGTTTTTTGAGACACATATGCTGATTCTAGTTCGCAAAAGTAAGACAGATGTTTACAGAGATGGAGCCCGGGTGGTTATTGCGCGCACAGGGACTCGGCTTTGTCCCGTGGCAAATATTGAGCGATTTTTCGCCACAGCTAGCTTCAATTCAAACGAATTCATTTTCCAGGCGTCATCGAAAACTGCCAATGGTTTTATTTGTCGGTCGGATAGCAAAGCAGTATCTTACACCAGAATGAGGGAGCTTTTTATCGAGGCTTTCAGTCCTTTTGTCCCAGATATAAAACGGTATGGGCTTCATAGTTTACGTTCTGGTGGAGCAACGAGCGCGGCTAACGCGGGTATATCAGATAGGTTATTCAAAAGACACGGCAGGTGGCGTTCCGAGAACGCCAAAGACGGCTACGTAAAAGATTCCTTAGGACACAGGCTTTCGGTGTCAAAACATTTGGGCTTATAA